The Salvia splendens isolate huo1 chromosome 21, SspV2, whole genome shotgun sequence genome includes a window with the following:
- the LOC121783248 gene encoding probable NAD(P)H dehydrogenase (quinone) FQR1-like 1: MATKVYIVYYSMYGHVEKLAEEIKKGAASVEGVEAQLWQVPETLSDDVLTKMSVPPKSDVPIITPNQLSEADGFIFGFPTRFGMMAAQFKAFFDATGGLWRTQQLAGKPAGIFYSTGSQGGGQETTALTAITQLVHHGMIFVPIGYTFGAGMFEMEKVKGGSPYGAGTYAGDGSRSPSELELQQAFHQGKYIATIALKLKGGAA, from the exons GTACTATTCTATGTATGGACATGTGGAGAAACTCGCTGAAGAGATAAAGAAAGGAGCTGCATCAGTTGAAGGAGTTGAAGCCCAGTTATGGCAG GTTCCTGAAACACTATCTGATGATGTTCTGACGAAAATGAGCGTGCCTCCAAAGAGTGATGTCCCTATTATCACGCCTAATCAGCTCTCTGAGGCTGATGGCTTCATATTCGGCTTCCCTACAAGGTTTGGCATGATGGCTGCACAATTCAAAGCATTTTTTGATGCTACTGGAGGCCTATGGAGAACACAACAGCTCGCTGGCAAGCCTGCTGGAATCTTCTACAGCACTGGATCTCAAGGTGGTGGCCAGGAGACTACAGC ATTGACTGCCATCACTCAGCTTGTTCACCATGGCATGATCTTTGTGCCGATCGGGTATACATTTGGAGCTGGCATGTTCGAAATGGAGAAGGTTAAAGGTGGAAGCCCCTATGGAGCTGGGACTTATGCCGGTGATGGTTCAAGAAGCCCATCCGAGCTTGAATTGCAGCAGGCTTTTCATCAAGGGAAATACATTGCCACAATTGCCTTGAAACTGAAGGGAGGAGCTGCCTAA
- the LOC121783264 gene encoding transcription factor bHLH123-like: MADDFQLGNGSWWDTSRNRFESGTTSPASSSSISTTLNAIASYGWPTEMVDRKSSRDDQSSGGGNLQMMGLGLSSQSLDWNQALLNEKGESSFRSLLQQDLSSNPANFRGFSLDQHQPQFTSQASSNDSTITSQSLTPAFQVDSSTAYSLLLSENQQQATYQNRSISNYPYAPAGNSNHLHFTNNTPFWNASAPPAEARSSFFPPSQNQIPTFDAKPKNKAEGRELSASAKKNSAEATNKRARSETPSPLPAFKVRKEKMGDRITALQQLVSPFGKTDTASVLSEAIEYIKFLHEQVSALSAPYMKNGAPMQNQQSNPEKSKDLEGGRQDLRSRGLCLVPVSSTFPVTHETSVDFWTPTFGGTFR, translated from the exons ATGGCAGACGATTTCCAGCTCGGAAACGGAAGCTGGTGGGATACATCAAGAAACCGATTCGAAAGCGGCACCACCTCCCCGGCTTCGTCTTCGTCGATTTCAACCACGTTGAATGCCATCGCAAGCTACGGATGGCCAACAGAGATGGTCGACAGGAAATCATCAAGAGATGATCAATCATCTGGCGGCGGCAACTTGCAAATGATGGGATTAGGCCTTTCCTCGCAAAGCCTGGATTGGAACCAAGCTTTATT AAATGAAAAAGGGGAGAGCAGTTTCCGGTCGTTGCTCCAGCAAGATTTGAGCTCAAACCCTGCCAATTTCCGAGGGTTTTCGTTGGATCAACATCAACCGCAGTTTACTTCTCAGGCGAGCTCCAACGACAGCACCATCACGTCGCAGAGTTTAACCCCCGCTTTCCAAGTGGACTCCTCCACCGCCTACAGCCTCTTATTATCGGAAAATCAGCAGCAAGCTACCTACCAAAACCGATCCATATCGAACTATCCATATGCCCCGGCTGGAAATAGCAACCATTTGCATTTCACCAACAACACTCCCTTCTGGAACGCGTCCGCGCCTCCAGCCGAAGCCCGGTCCAGCTTTTTCCCGCCCTCACAAAATCAGATTCCCACTTTTGATGCCAAACCAAAG AACAAGGCGGAAGGTCGGGAATTAAGCGCGTCGGCGAAGAAAAACAGTGCTGAGGCAACGAATAAAAGGGCGCGAAGTGAAACGCCGTCGCCTTTGCCAGCTTTCAAG GTGAGGAAAGAAAAGATGGGAGACAGAATAACGGCACTTCAACAATTGGTCTCACCTTTTGGAAAG ACAGACACTGCTTCCGTACTCTCGGAAGCTATCGAATACATCAAATTTCTCCACGAACAAGTCAGT GCCTTAAGTGCACCCTACATGAAAAATGGAGCTCCCATGCAAAATCAGCAG AGTAATCCTGAAAAATCGAAGGATCTAGAAGGGGGCCGTCAAGATCTAAGAAGCCGAGGGCTATGTCTAGTGCCAGTTTCGAGCACTTTTCCGGTAACGCACGAAACATCAGTCGATTTTTGGACCCCTACATTTGGTGGTACATTCAGATAA